A region of Liolophura sinensis isolate JHLJ2023 chromosome 8, CUHK_Ljap_v2, whole genome shotgun sequence DNA encodes the following proteins:
- the LOC135472757 gene encoding uncharacterized protein LOC135472757, translating into MDNSLVLTSTGVENQQYQNILLANVQKLWNNKQMLDITFQADGQEVQAHQLVLAAASNDLCDALSQIQKTTKHAVLDLNRSGITMAGLKELLNYLYCGKMKLNPQLCQDVAKAAKTLHIPQVVALCALFRATFMPGTPLADTQIGVTSQTPILNDMWKVGQTKEVATTHASSTKSSPKPGPSFVAAPPVIDQSMVTSLAESKIPPPVDKVELYRELTSHKQKWMADVSDKGGSKTPSKDDKIVQISRPVRPVALVANLKHVPAPKAARPLPVPNKIEPADESSENYAGAKPGKNSTAVKPTQDFKMVKVKEEPVDDFPDMCPAASVTQSNESAGKSGTSPTIIQQVTEAEVKPQHKAGQTAVEPPSFTDVQIKEEPMDCDEEAFHSDPVVPVSFVRVTKLREKVDVSVDSVIPKVEDPSFLADIGDVSDSDSIGLAGDTADLSNKEKATTVNPLPCLVKQAAAFGAAATKPNTPPVYYKYKRRKQRRGRTHYVKPQTIEPVDSEPVKKQKRDIEQTNNQSVRIVHVPLPTGATLVKPFAVTSNGKKTTAVEKSIDVRNTEEETLPKYPSFPSASGDAQLKTYVQVVKPQATTATEVKQSKDPATLISKGVIKTTIPAAAAAAAAISAVPSTSETDHQGSTEALASCFVRARGIKNYKSSYSTPHSLRNYDAPNSKYRDVSLGKDAMDKIANKDGKKLILLSSVVRNGCKGRFHISCILCHFLFSSVESCEKHILRKHFPGELIFADTKEGQKKVELEKNTPEDKKVMFLCSCCGYVTHNERFIYLHRFYQHEVPILKNMIEPYCEACELLLNNDTDMEAHQKLHCNHYICNTCYKRYICLDALCHHVREAHNIQGNTELFIRQVTYD; encoded by the exons ATGGATAACTCGCTGGTATTGACCTCAACTGGTGTTGAGAATCAGCAATACCAGAATATTTTGCTGGCCAATGTACAGAAACTATGGAATAACAAACAGATGCTGGACATAACATTCCAGGccgatggtcaggaagtgcAA GCACATCAGCTGGTTCTGGCAGCGGCGAGTAATGATCTCTGTGATGCCCTCAGTCAGATCCAGAAAACCACGAAACATGCTGTGCTGGATCTGAACAGATCAGGTATTACTATGGCAGGCCTCAAGGAACTTCTTAACTATCTTTACTGTGGTAAGATGAAGTTAAACCCACAGCTGTGTCAGGATGTAGCCAAGGCAGCCAAAACCCTTCACATCCCTCAGGTGGTGGCTCTCTGTGCACTTTTCAGAGCCACATTCATGCCAGGAACTCCACTGGCAGACACTCAGATAGGTGTGACCAGTCAGACTCCCATTTTAAATGACATGTGGAAAGTAGGGCAGACAAAGGAAGTAGCTACAACACATGCATCAAGTACCAAGTCCAGCCCTAAGCCTGGCCCCAGCTTTGTAGCCGCACCGCCGGTCATTGACCAGTCCATGGTCACAAGCCTGGCAGAAAGTAAGATCCCACCCCCTGTGGATAAAGTGGAGCTATACAGAGAACTGACAAGTCACAAACAGAAGTGGATGGCTGATGTCAGTGACAAAGGTGGCTCTAAAACCCCCAGTAAAGATGACAAAATAGTACAGATAAGCAGACCAGTGCGACCTGTAGCTTTGGTGGCTAATCTGAAACATGTTCCAGCCCCAAAAGCTGCCAGGCCTCTACCCGTTCCCAACAAGATAGAGCCAGCTGATGAATCTTCCGAGAACTATGCTGGGGCTAAACCAGGTAAGAATTCCACCGCGGTAAAACCTACCCAGGATTTCAAAATGGTAAAAGTTAAAGAAGAGCCTGTTGACGATTTCCCAGACATGTGCCCAGCTGCCAGTGTCACCCAGTCTAATGAGTCTGCTGGTAAAAGTGGAACAAGTCCCACCATCATACAACAGGTCACAGAAGCAGAAGTGAAGCCTCAGCACAAAGCTGGTCAGACAGCTGTAGAACCACCTTCGTTTACAGATGTACAGATAAAGGAGGAGCCTATGGATTGTGATGAAGAGGCATTTCACTCAGATCCTGTAGTACCAGTGAGTTTTGTAAGGGTGACTAAATTGAGAGAAAAGGTGGATGTATCGGTGGACTCAGTCATTCCAAAGGTAGAAGATCCCAGCTTCTTGGCTGACATTGGTGATGTCAGTGACTCAGATTCCATAGGCTTGGCAGGTGACACTGCGGATTTGAGTAACAAGGAGAAGGCCACCACAGTTAATCCGCTACCTTGCCTTGTTAAGCAGGCCGCTGCATTTGGTGCAGCAGCAACTAAACCGAACACGCCTCCTGTGTACTACAAATATAAGCGAAGGAAGCAAAGGCGAGGAAGAACTCACTATGTTAAACCTCAAACCATAGAGCCTGTGGATTCTGAGCCTGTCAAAAAGCAGAAGAGAGATATAGAGCAGACTAATAACCAGTCTGTGAGAATTGTTCATGTGCCTCTACCAACAGGTGCTACTCTCGTCAAACCATTTGCTGTCACCTCGAATGGCAAGAAAACAACAGCAGTAGAGAAGTCTATTGACGTAAGAAACACAGAAGAGGAGACTCTGCCAAAGTACCCCTCCTTTCCTTCTGCCAGCGGCGACGCCCAGCTCAAGACCTATGTTCAAGTTGTAAAGCCGCAAGCTACAACGGCCACAGAAGTGAAACAGTCTAAAGATCCTGCCACTCTTATCAGCAAAGGTGTGATCAAAACCACAATACctgcagcagcagcagcagcagcagccatATCTGCTGTCCCGTCAACCTCTGAAACAGATCACCAGGGAAGTACTGAAGCTTTGGCGTCGTGCTTTGTACGGGCACGGGgcataaaaaattacaaaagttcGTACAGCACACCGCATTCATTGAGAAATTATGATGCCCCCAACTCAAAATACAGGGATGTTAGCCTGGGAAAAGATGCAATGGACAAAATAGCAAACAAGGATGGGAAAAAACTGATACTACTATCATCTGTTGTGAGAAATGGTTGCAAAGGGCGATTTCATATCTCCTGTATCctctgtcattttttgtttagttCTGTGGAAAGTTGTGAGAAGCACATTCTTCGTAAACATTTCCCAGGTGAGCTGATCTTTGCAGACACTAAGGAAGGACAAAAAAAAGTCGAGCTGGAAAAGAACACTCCTGAAGATAAAAAAGTGATGTTTCTCTGCTCTTGTTGCGGGTATGTCACCCACAATGAGAGGTTTATCTACCTTCACAGATTCTACCAACATGAGGTGCCCATTCTCAAGAACATGATAGAGCCGTACTGCGAGGCTTGCGAGCTGTTACTGAACAATGACACGGACATGGAGGCTCATCAGAAGCTGCACTGTAATCACTACATTTGTAACACCTGCTACAAACGCTACATTTGCCTTGATGCCCTCTGCCATCATGTCAGGGAGGCACATAACATCCAGGGCAATACTGAGCTGTTCATTCGTCAGGTTACGTATGACTGA